The Pueribacillus theae nucleotide sequence CATTCCTGGGATAGACAGTCAAGTGCTTTTCTTGACGGGCTATCCCAGGAATGGAATACTGCGTCAAGCTAAGAAGAAAACAATCTTTAAGCTGCCTGTAATGTTTCGATTTGAGGTAAACCTCTTAATAACTTGGAACCATCAAATTCACATTGTTTGTTACCAATGACAAAAAAGACACGTAATAACTTACTACACAAGGCGATAAGCGACTGTTGTTTTTTCAGTGGGTTCTCAGGGCGCTTTGTGTAATACTCATGCAGGGCTTTGAAGGTTGGGTTGTGGGCAACCAGTGGACGTATCGCAAGATATAAGGCTCTTCTGAGACGGCTTCGTCCTCGCTTGGATATTTTGGTTTGTCCTTTGAATTTACCTGAACTATGTTCGCGCAATGAAAGCCCTGCTAAGTTTACAAGCTGCTGGGGATGACGGTAATTTGTGATGTCACCCACTTCAGCAAAGAGTAATGCCACTGTTGTTATGCCTAAGCCTTTGATTGCCGTCATTTCTTTGGCTCCTGGTATGGTTTCTACCAATGTTTCTAGTTCCAGATCCAACTGTTCCAATTGCTTTTTATAAAGCTCATATTGCTCAAGAAGACAATCCATTTCACGCTTGGCAAACTGGATGCCAATTTGAATGCCAATACTTTTTTTCGCTGTTTCAACAAGCTTTGTGGCTCGTTTGATTCCTACTCCCCTTTGCACAAATGGCTTCCATTTCAGTAAAACTTCTTCGGGTGTCATTTCCACAATTTGTGAGGGAAATGGAAACATTTTTAGCGTAGATAAAGCTGCTTTTCCTTCCCAATCTCCGAAGACATCGAAAAACTCTGGAAAGTAGCGTTGAATAACGTTTTGGATACGGCCTTCTGTAATCATTCGCTGTCGGGCGAGTTGATCTCTTAGTTTGACGCCTTCCCTTAGTTCTGCATAAATGCCTTCCAAGAGATTAGGTATGGAGTATCGCCCGTCTTTAATCAGCTGTGCGATGACTTTGGCATCCTTTGTATCGTTTTTCGTCGGAGAATTATCATCCAGCTCTTTGCTTTTCTTGACATGCATAGGATTGACGAGTACGAAGTCAAAGCCTTTGGCGGTTAGAAAATAGGCTAGATTCATCCAGTAATGCCCTGTTGGCTCGACCCCAAAAATCACATGGGTCTTACCATTTTCTTTTTGATGTTTTTCAACCCATTCTAAAAGGGTTTCAAAACCATGGATTCGGTTTTCAAAGATCAGGCGCTTGCCAAACTCGATTCCTCTGTCATCTTGTGCACGTGCGACATGTTTGTCCTTCGCGATATCAATGCCAATAATTAAGGTTGATGGTGTGATTTGCGAGATTTTTTGATTTTGCGTATAATTCATTTTGAGTCCTCCATTGGTATCTATTATTTCGGGGTCAATGCATTGACACCCTGTACTATACCAATGGGGCTCTTTTTTGTTAAACCTCAAATTTCTTCATTACAGGAATGCTCCTTATTTTATTTAAGCGGGCGTTTGTTTTTTCTCTGTAATTTAATATTAAACAATATTTATTAGAATTGAAAGAATATTTATTCTACTTTAGTGAATTCATAAAGATAATGAGACTCTCTTATGGCAAAAACCTCAAAATTTTAAATTAAATATCATAAGATGCTAAGCTCAGTACTTAAATTGAGTTAAATTAAAAATGATAGTAATAAAACTAGAATACTAAATATGTTCAACGAGAAAACGAAAATTACACAAAATCTGGATATTCAACAAACCCAGACAAAGGATGAC carries:
- a CDS encoding IS110 family RNA-guided transposase translates to MNYTQNQKISQITPSTLIIGIDIAKDKHVARAQDDRGIEFGKRLIFENRIHGFETLLEWVEKHQKENGKTHVIFGVEPTGHYWMNLAYFLTAKGFDFVLVNPMHVKKSKELDDNSPTKNDTKDAKVIAQLIKDGRYSIPNLLEGIYAELREGVKLRDQLARQRMITEGRIQNVIQRYFPEFFDVFGDWEGKAALSTLKMFPFPSQIVEMTPEEVLLKWKPFVQRGVGIKRATKLVETAKKSIGIQIGIQFAKREMDCLLEQYELYKKQLEQLDLELETLVETIPGAKEMTAIKGLGITTVALLFAEVGDITNYRHPQQLVNLAGLSLREHSSGKFKGQTKISKRGRSRLRRALYLAIRPLVAHNPTFKALHEYYTKRPENPLKKQQSLIALCSKLLRVFFVIGNKQCEFDGSKLLRGLPQIETLQAA